A window of Chlorobium phaeobacteroides DSM 266 genomic DNA:
TTTGTCTTATGATGTTCAATCCGGAAATGTCTCCTGCACTTTCGACAAAACCGTTTGTCGTCATTGCAGCGCTTGCTCTTCTGCTGGCTCTTGTTGCTGCTGCTGTCGAGGCGCTCCTGTCGAGAGGACTTGATAATTTTTATATTCCGATTGCGTTAGCCTATGTGCTCTATGTTCTCGATATGAATACGCGGATTATTCCTGAAAGCTTTCTGATGGGTGGCTTTTTCGCTTTTCTGCTTGCTTTTTTTTCAGTCAAGGTCAAGTTTCTCGATAACAGCGGCGCAGCAGCCACATTTCTGCTTGGCACGACGATCTTCGGAATCGGAGGCTTGCAGTGGACGATTCCTCTGTTGACCTTTTATCTTTTGTCATCGGTGCTTTCGAAACTTGGCAAGAAGAGAAAGGCTAAATTTGATCTCGTGTTTGAAAAAGGTTCCCAGAGAGATGCCGGTCAGGTTTATGCCAACGGAGGTATTGCCTGGATACTCATGATTATTTATTCCCTCAACAGCGATCCGGCTGTGTATTTTGCCTATCTTGGCACACTTGCCGCAGTACAGGCCGATACGTGGGCAACCGAGATCGGTACCATGTGGCCGGATCCTAAAGCCTGGCTGATAACCACATTCAAATCGGTTCCGGTCGGTACCTCCGGGGGGGTTTCCGTTCCGGGGACATCCGGTGCATTTCTCGGATCGCTTTTCATTTGTGCAAGTGCCATGCTTTATGATGCGCATTGGATCTTTGAGTTCGGTATAGCGCAGTCTCTTTTGCTTATCGGGTTTTCCGGACTGCTGGCGAGTCTCGTAGACAGTTTTTTTGGAGCGACGGTGCAGGCTCAGTATTATGATCCGATTCGTGAAAAAGTGACCGAGAGAACGCATAGTTTTGCCGGGGATGGTTCGCTTGTCGAAAACAGGCTGATTAAAGGAGTTCCTTTTGTCAATAACGATCTGGTCAACACTTTTTGTGCGGTTTCAGGTTCTCTGCTTGCCTATGCAGTCATTTCATATTTTGAAATTTTTCAGTAAAAAACTACAATCCGTTTATCGATATGCCAGACTCAAGAGTCGGAATTTTTTTCATGCTTTCTGATGCCGGTCCGGCAGTGCTTGCCGTTCTCATTGTTTTGCTTGGTTTTTCAGTGGTATCGTGGGCTATCATTGCGTTCAAGTTCGGATATGTCAACAAGTCCATAAAAGAGTCCAGAGAGTTTCTCGATTGTTTTTTCGAGTTATCCAGTGTTGACAAGATTTTTGTTGAAAGTGAAAAGTACAGGAGCAGTTCGCTTGCAAGGGTTTTTCGTTCCGCTTATATCGAATATCGGGCACTGGTTGAACGTAATGGTGAGAGGCATGTTGAAGAGCGCGTTGCCCGTGCGGTGAAAAGGGAGGTAAATGCCGAGAGCAAAAGACTGGTTTATCTTGTTCCTTTTCTTGCAACGGTCGGCAATACCGCTCCGTTTATTGGACTGTTTGGCACAGTATGGGGCATTATGACCTCATTTCAGCAGATAGGACTGACACAGTCAGCCTCCCTTGCTTCAGTCGCACCGGGTATATCCGAAGCACTGGTAGCAACTGCTGCCGGACTTGTTGCAGCTATTCCTGCTGTTATAGCCTATAATTATTTCACTCAGCAGATCGCTCTCATCGATCGTGATCTTGAGGATTTTTCAGGTGAGTTTGTTACAGCATGTATCCGGAACATACAGAAAGGGTCTGTATCATGATGCATTCAGGAAAAGGAAAGCTCTTGAGCGAGATTAACGTTACTCCCTTTATTGACGTTATGCTTGTGCTCCTGATTATTTTTATGGTAACGGCGCCGATGATGACGCATGGCGTGAAAGTCGATACACCGGAAACTACCCATGAAAGAATGGACATGGATCCTAAAGCGATTATTATCAGTATTGACAGTTCTGAAAGAGTATTTGTCAATAACTATCAGCTTGATGTCTCTGAAGTGCGCGAACGACTCCCGGTGATTCTTGATGTCAAACAGACCGGCGAGGTCTATCTGAAGGCGGATAAATCACTGTCATACGGTCTGGTTATGAATGTCATGGCCCAGATCAGGGAAGCGGGAATAGAAAAAATCGGCATGGTGACCGATCCGGCCCCTCTGCCGGCGCAACGTTTGAAGTGAGTCACCCTGTATGAAAAAACGCAAGGAATATTCAAAAGAGAAAAAGATGTTTCTGTTGTGGCTTTCCGCAGCGGCTGCAATGCATATTCTTTTGCTATCCGGACTTTTTTTTCTTGATGTTTTCAATCAGGCTAAACAGCGGGTTCCGAAAATTATCAATGTAAGTCTTGTGTCGCTTCCTGGAACCGGTGCTTCAGCTGCTCCTCGGGCTGAAGGAGCTGGGAGAGCGGTAACTGTTGAAAAAAAAACGGTCGAAACGCCACAGGCCGCTTCCAGGCCTGAGCAGCAGGTAAAACCCAAAGAGAGTGCGGCAATACCCGCCCCTGTAAAAAAACCGGAGAAGGAGATCTCCGAGGCACCGGCAAAGCCCAAAGCATTACCGGTTGCAAACCGGAAACCTGCTCAGCTTGACAAAAC
This region includes:
- a CDS encoding ExbD/TolR family protein, translating into MHSGKGKLLSEINVTPFIDVMLVLLIIFMVTAPMMTHGVKVDTPETTHERMDMDPKAIIISIDSSERVFVNNYQLDVSEVRERLPVILDVKQTGEVYLKADKSLSYGLVMNVMAQIREAGIEKIGMVTDPAPLPAQRLK
- a CDS encoding DUF92 domain-containing protein — encoded protein: MLNFQAALSQDLPAFFLTLSLIALFVLLAELLTRKFSVSTLVVRKVIHLGMGVIVFFVPDYFQSNFYPVLAALLFLLLNALNLSTGSFRSLRADERQNDGTVVVKSYGSLLFPLVFLLLALFLWESHKWILQTSMLVMGVGDSLAALIGSSVGKKHIEHLTESPKTVEGSLAMFFTSFLLLLVCLMMFNPEMSPALSTKPFVVIAALALLLALVAAAVEALLSRGLDNFYIPIALAYVLYVLDMNTRIIPESFLMGGFFAFLLAFFSVKVKFLDNSGAAATFLLGTTIFGIGGLQWTIPLLTFYLLSSVLSKLGKKRKAKFDLVFEKGSQRDAGQVYANGGIAWILMIIYSLNSDPAVYFAYLGTLAAVQADTWATEIGTMWPDPKAWLITTFKSVPVGTSGGVSVPGTSGAFLGSLFICASAMLYDAHWIFEFGIAQSLLLIGFSGLLASLVDSFFGATVQAQYYDPIREKVTERTHSFAGDGSLVENRLIKGVPFVNNDLVNTFCAVSGSLLAYAVISYFEIFQ
- the tolQ gene encoding protein TolQ → MPDSRVGIFFMLSDAGPAVLAVLIVLLGFSVVSWAIIAFKFGYVNKSIKESREFLDCFFELSSVDKIFVESEKYRSSSLARVFRSAYIEYRALVERNGERHVEERVARAVKREVNAESKRLVYLVPFLATVGNTAPFIGLFGTVWGIMTSFQQIGLTQSASLASVAPGISEALVATAAGLVAAIPAVIAYNYFTQQIALIDRDLEDFSGEFVTACIRNIQKGSVS